Proteins found in one Tsukamurella paurometabola DSM 20162 genomic segment:
- a CDS encoding ABC transporter permease yields the protein MSTVLNPSITRATTLRVLRQLRADPRTIAMIVVVPTALLTLMYFLYRDSPGGTALFSRIALVLLGVLPFALMFIVTSIAMQRERVSGTLERLLTTPLAKADLLLGYAVAFSVAATAQAVVATTVAAYLLGMETAGSVWLVILIAVVDAWLGVALGLLFSAFARTEFQAVQFMPIVVVPQIFLCGLLVPHDAMPGWLQGIADVLPMTYAVKALQEVGAHGSATTTMWTSLAVVAGFAVAALALAAATLPRTVA from the coding sequence ATGAGCACCGTCCTGAATCCGAGCATCACCCGCGCGACCACGCTGCGCGTGCTCCGGCAGCTGCGTGCTGATCCGCGGACCATCGCCATGATCGTGGTGGTGCCCACGGCGCTGCTGACGCTCATGTACTTCCTCTACCGCGACTCCCCCGGCGGCACAGCGCTGTTCAGCCGCATCGCACTGGTGCTCCTGGGCGTGCTGCCCTTCGCGCTGATGTTCATCGTCACCTCGATCGCCATGCAGCGCGAACGGGTTTCGGGCACGCTCGAACGGCTGCTCACCACACCGCTCGCCAAGGCCGACCTGCTGCTCGGCTACGCGGTCGCCTTCTCGGTCGCGGCGACGGCGCAGGCGGTGGTCGCGACCACGGTGGCGGCGTATCTACTCGGCATGGAGACGGCCGGCAGCGTGTGGCTGGTGATACTCATCGCGGTGGTCGACGCCTGGCTCGGCGTCGCGCTGGGACTACTGTTCAGCGCTTTCGCCCGCACCGAATTCCAGGCCGTGCAGTTCATGCCGATCGTCGTGGTGCCGCAGATCTTCCTGTGCGGCCTGCTCGTCCCGCACGACGCCATGCCCGGCTGGCTGCAGGGCATCGCCGACGTCCTGCCGATGACGTACGCGGTGAAGGCGCTGCAGGAGGTGGGTGCCCACGGTTCCGCGACCACCACGATGTGGACCTCGCTCGCGGTGGTCGCCGGATTCGCCGTCGCCGCGCTGGCGCTCGCCGCGGCCACCCTGCCGCGCACAGTCGCGTGA
- a CDS encoding ABC transporter ATP-binding protein, with translation MTSAITLADLTVVRSRTTVLDHISAEIPAGAITGLLGPSGSGKTTLMRVIVGAQRITDGTATVLGRPAGSPDLRARVGYTTQSPAVYGDLTVAQNVEYFGALYPARRATTQTDAAEAIDAVGLGAFADRRADALSGGQRSRVSIACALVAHPELLILDEPTVGLDPLLRAELWERFTAMAAAGTTLLVSSHVMDEAAHCARLLLLREGRLVAELAPSDLLARTGAPTLDDAFLALVREQEATA, from the coding sequence ATGACCAGCGCGATCACCCTCGCCGACCTCACCGTCGTGCGATCCCGGACCACAGTCCTCGACCACATCAGCGCCGAGATCCCCGCGGGAGCGATCACCGGCCTGCTCGGCCCGTCGGGCTCGGGCAAGACCACCCTGATGCGGGTGATCGTGGGAGCACAGCGGATCACCGACGGCACCGCGACGGTGCTCGGCCGCCCCGCAGGCAGTCCGGACCTGCGGGCCCGCGTCGGCTACACCACGCAGTCCCCCGCCGTCTACGGCGACCTCACCGTGGCGCAGAACGTCGAATACTTCGGCGCGCTGTACCCCGCACGTCGCGCCACCACGCAGACCGACGCCGCCGAGGCTATCGACGCCGTCGGCCTGGGCGCGTTCGCCGACCGCCGGGCCGATGCGCTCTCGGGCGGCCAGCGCTCCCGGGTGAGCATCGCGTGCGCGCTGGTCGCTCACCCGGAGCTACTCATCCTCGACGAGCCCACCGTCGGCCTCGACCCGCTGCTGCGCGCTGAGCTGTGGGAACGGTTCACGGCGATGGCCGCCGCGGGAACCACGCTGCTCGTCTCCAGCCACGTCATGGACGAGGCCGCGCACTGCGCCCGCCTGCTCCTGCTGCGTGAGGGGCGCCTCGTCGCCGAGCTCGCACCGTCGGACCTGTTGGCCCGCACCGGCGCACCCACCCTGGACGACGCGTTCCTCGCGCTCGTCCGCGAACAGGAGGCCACGGCATGA
- the argG gene encoding argininosuccinate synthase, giving the protein MSKVLSTLPVGERVGIAFSGGLDTSVAVAWMRDKGAVPCTYTANIGQPDEPDIDAVPGRAKEYGAEIARLVDVQPLLVQEGIAALQTGAFHIRSGGKTYFNTTPIGRVVTGTMLVRAMKEDGVDIWGDGSTYKGNDIERFYRYGLMANPSLRIYKPWLDSQFVTELGGRKEMSEWLVAHGFPYRDSTEKAYSTDANIWGATHEAKDLEYLNTGVVIVDPIMGVAPWDESVEITTEDVTVTFEAGVPVAINGVEYSDPVELVREANRIGGRHGLGISDQIENRIIEAKSRGIYEAPGMALLHATYERLVNAIHNEDTIATYHNEGRRLGRLMYEGRWLDPQSLMQREAIIRWVASAVTGSVTLRLRRGDDYSIIDTSGPNLSYHPEKLSMERVGDAAFGPDERIGQLTMRNLDIADSRSRLEQYAVQGIVAGETAALVGELEQGGADAIVSGGEKIPSALDEASNHAAFDLGTD; this is encoded by the coding sequence ATGTCTAAGGTCCTCTCCACCCTGCCCGTCGGCGAGCGTGTCGGTATCGCCTTCTCCGGTGGCCTCGACACCTCCGTGGCCGTCGCCTGGATGCGCGACAAGGGCGCCGTCCCCTGCACCTACACCGCAAACATCGGCCAGCCCGACGAGCCGGACATCGACGCGGTTCCCGGCCGCGCCAAGGAGTACGGCGCCGAGATCGCGCGACTGGTGGACGTGCAGCCGCTGCTGGTGCAGGAGGGCATCGCCGCGCTGCAGACCGGCGCCTTCCACATCCGCTCGGGCGGCAAGACCTACTTCAACACCACTCCGATCGGCCGCGTCGTGACGGGCACCATGCTGGTGCGGGCCATGAAGGAGGACGGCGTCGACATCTGGGGCGACGGCTCCACGTACAAGGGCAACGACATCGAGCGGTTCTACCGCTACGGCCTCATGGCGAATCCGTCGCTGCGCATCTACAAGCCGTGGCTCGACTCGCAGTTCGTCACCGAGCTCGGCGGCCGCAAGGAGATGAGCGAATGGCTCGTCGCGCACGGCTTCCCGTACCGTGACTCCACCGAAAAGGCCTACTCGACCGACGCCAACATCTGGGGCGCCACGCACGAGGCGAAGGACCTGGAGTACCTCAACACCGGCGTCGTCATCGTCGACCCGATCATGGGCGTCGCCCCGTGGGACGAGTCCGTCGAGATCACGACCGAGGACGTCACCGTCACCTTCGAAGCCGGCGTGCCGGTCGCGATCAACGGCGTCGAGTACTCCGACCCGGTCGAGCTGGTCCGCGAGGCCAACCGCATCGGCGGCCGCCATGGCCTGGGCATCTCGGACCAGATCGAGAACCGGATCATCGAGGCCAAGTCGCGCGGCATCTACGAGGCGCCGGGCATGGCGCTGCTGCACGCCACCTACGAGCGCCTGGTGAACGCGATCCACAACGAGGACACCATCGCCACGTACCACAACGAGGGCCGTCGGCTGGGTCGCCTGATGTACGAGGGCCGCTGGCTGGACCCGCAGTCGCTCATGCAGCGTGAAGCGATCATCCGCTGGGTCGCGTCCGCCGTCACGGGCTCCGTCACGCTGCGCCTGCGCCGCGGCGACGACTACTCGATCATCGATACCAGTGGCCCCAACCTCTCGTACCACCCCGAGAAGCTCTCGATGGAGCGCGTCGGCGACGCCGCCTTCGGCCCCGACGAGCGGATCGGCCAACTCACCATGCGCAACCTCGACATCGCGGACTCGCGCTCGCGCCTCGAGCAGTACGCGGTCCAGGGCATCGTCGCGGGCGAGACCGCGGCACTGGTCGGCGAGCTGGAGCAGGGTGGCGCCGATGCCATCGTGTCCGGCGGCGAGAAGATTCCGTCCGCCCTCGACGAGGCGAGCAATCACGCCGCGTTCGACCTCGGCACCGACTAG
- the argF gene encoding ornithine carbamoyltransferase, with amino-acid sequence MTRHFLRDDDLSPAELREVLALAPELKASPFSRRPLEGPKGVGVLFDKNSTRTRFSFDVGIAQLGGHPVVVDSKSTQMGRDESLADTARVLSRFVDAIVWRTYSQAGLEELAQHSTVPVINALSDDFHPCQILADLQTIAERKGAEGTGSVAGLKLTYLGDAANNMANSYMLGCANAGIDVTVSGPEGFRPDPRFVEAARERAKQTGAEVSVIDDPVLAVAGVDVVVTDTWVSMGKEDDGLDRTAPFRPYQVNAELLAHADPDAIVLHCLPAHRGDEITDEVIDGPQSAVFDEAENRLHAQKALLAWLLEQS; translated from the coding sequence ATGACCCGTCACTTTCTCCGCGACGACGACCTCAGCCCCGCCGAACTGCGCGAGGTGCTCGCACTCGCACCGGAGTTGAAGGCGTCGCCCTTCTCGCGTCGCCCGCTGGAGGGCCCTAAGGGCGTCGGCGTGCTGTTCGATAAGAACTCCACCCGCACGCGGTTCAGCTTCGATGTGGGTATCGCCCAGCTCGGCGGGCATCCCGTGGTGGTGGATAGCAAGTCCACACAGATGGGGCGCGACGAATCGCTGGCCGATACCGCGCGGGTGCTGTCGCGGTTCGTCGACGCGATCGTCTGGCGCACCTATTCGCAGGCCGGTCTCGAAGAACTGGCGCAGCATTCGACCGTGCCCGTGATCAACGCATTGTCCGACGATTTCCACCCCTGTCAGATCCTCGCGGATCTGCAGACCATCGCCGAGCGCAAGGGCGCGGAAGGCACCGGGTCGGTGGCAGGGCTCAAGCTCACCTACCTCGGCGATGCAGCCAACAACATGGCCAACAGCTACATGCTGGGCTGCGCGAACGCGGGCATCGACGTCACCGTCAGCGGTCCGGAGGGCTTCCGGCCCGATCCGCGGTTCGTGGAGGCGGCCCGCGAGCGGGCGAAGCAGACCGGCGCCGAGGTCAGTGTGATCGACGATCCGGTGCTCGCCGTCGCCGGTGTCGACGTGGTGGTCACCGACACCTGGGTTTCGATGGGGAAGGAGGACGACGGGCTGGACCGCACCGCACCGTTCCGCCCCTACCAGGTGAACGCCGAACTGCTCGCGCACGCCGATCCCGATGCGATCGTCCTGCACTGCCTGCCCGCCCACCGCGGTGACGAGATCACCGACGAGGTGATCGACGGCCCGCAGTCCGCCGTCTTCGACGAGGCAGAGAACCGGCTGCACGCCCAGAAGGCGCTGCTGGCGTGGTTGTTGGAGCAGTCATGA
- a CDS encoding TetR/AcrR family transcriptional regulator — translation MSGPARRSGRRTGSPDTRAEILTAARTAFARGGLAGTTVRSIAEAAGVDSALVHHYFGTKQDLYLAALAIPVDPEFVRAPLREAPLDDAARALLRALLTMWDGPLRDVGVAVIRTNLGNSGDPAIVRGFLLEIALAELIGRMEAGPGDGVLRANLMVAQVFGLLVARYIVGFEPLASLTVDEVVDLAAPPLQQVITGPLHHPDRD, via the coding sequence GTGAGCGGGCCCGCCCGTAGATCCGGCCGGCGCACCGGCAGCCCGGACACCCGCGCCGAGATCCTCACCGCCGCCCGGACCGCGTTCGCGCGCGGCGGGCTCGCGGGCACCACGGTCCGCTCGATCGCGGAGGCCGCAGGCGTGGATTCCGCTCTCGTGCACCACTACTTCGGCACGAAACAGGATCTGTACCTCGCGGCGCTCGCGATCCCCGTCGACCCCGAGTTCGTGCGGGCGCCGCTGCGGGAGGCACCCCTCGACGATGCCGCCCGCGCACTGCTGCGGGCCCTCCTGACCATGTGGGACGGGCCCCTGCGCGACGTAGGCGTCGCGGTGATCCGCACCAACCTCGGCAACAGCGGTGACCCGGCGATCGTCCGCGGCTTCCTGCTGGAGATCGCCCTCGCCGAGCTGATCGGCCGGATGGAGGCCGGCCCCGGCGACGGTGTGCTCCGCGCGAATCTCATGGTGGCCCAGGTTTTCGGACTGCTGGTCGCGCGGTACATCGTCGGCTTCGAGCCCCTCGCCTCGCTCACCGTCGACGAGGTCGTCGACCTCGCCGCTCCCCCGCTCCAGCAGGTCATCACCGGCCCGCTGCATCACCCCGACCGCGATTGA
- the argJ gene encoding bifunctional glutamate N-acetyltransferase/amino-acid acetyltransferase ArgJ: protein MSTFKLVRNQGVTAPLGFKAAGIAAGIKASGKPDLALVLNEGPHYTAAGVFTRNKVKAAPVLWSEQVLKDGRLRAVILNSGGANACTGPGGFQDTHATAEKVADALSHWGSETGAGEVAVCSTGLIGDRLPMDKVLAGVTEIVREMGGGMTGGTDAAHAIMTTDTVPKETALHHSGGWNVGGMAKGAGMMAPSLATMLVVLTTDLVATPEQLDEALRYATAYTFERLDVDGSTSTNDTVLLLSSGASEKHCTQEELNAAVRAVCDDLAAQLQSDAEGVTKRILITVTGAVSEEEALIGARAIARDNLVKTALFGSDPNWGRVMAAIGIAPIDLVHDKLTVSFNGQPIAENGCGVPGAREVDLSGPEIDVTVDLGLGRGAATIRTTDLSHAYVEENSAYSS, encoded by the coding sequence GTGAGCACTTTCAAACTCGTTCGGAATCAGGGTGTCACCGCGCCCCTGGGATTCAAGGCGGCGGGCATCGCGGCCGGTATCAAGGCCTCCGGTAAACCCGACCTGGCGCTTGTGCTCAACGAAGGCCCGCATTACACCGCGGCCGGTGTCTTCACACGCAACAAGGTCAAGGCCGCCCCCGTGCTGTGGAGTGAGCAGGTGCTCAAGGACGGTCGCCTGCGCGCGGTGATCCTCAACTCGGGCGGTGCCAACGCGTGCACCGGACCCGGCGGCTTCCAGGACACCCACGCCACCGCCGAGAAGGTCGCCGATGCGCTGAGCCACTGGGGCAGTGAGACGGGTGCCGGCGAGGTCGCCGTGTGCTCGACAGGGCTCATCGGAGACCGGCTGCCCATGGACAAGGTGCTCGCCGGCGTCACGGAGATCGTGCGCGAGATGGGTGGCGGCATGACCGGCGGAACCGATGCGGCGCACGCCATCATGACCACCGACACCGTGCCGAAGGAGACCGCACTGCACCACTCCGGTGGTTGGAACGTCGGCGGTATGGCCAAGGGCGCCGGCATGATGGCGCCTTCGCTCGCAACGATGCTCGTGGTGCTCACCACGGATCTGGTCGCCACACCGGAACAGTTGGATGAGGCGCTGCGCTACGCCACCGCCTATACGTTCGAGCGGCTCGATGTGGACGGCTCCACTTCCACCAACGACACCGTCCTGTTGCTCAGCAGCGGCGCCAGCGAGAAGCACTGCACGCAGGAGGAACTCAATGCCGCGGTGCGCGCGGTCTGCGATGATCTCGCCGCACAGCTGCAGAGTGACGCCGAGGGAGTGACCAAACGCATCCTCATCACCGTGACCGGTGCGGTCTCCGAGGAGGAGGCGCTGATCGGTGCCCGCGCGATCGCCCGCGACAACCTGGTCAAGACCGCGCTGTTCGGTAGTGATCCGAACTGGGGCCGCGTCATGGCGGCGATCGGCATCGCGCCCATCGATCTGGTGCACGACAAGCTGACCGTCTCCTTCAACGGGCAGCCGATCGCTGAGAACGGTTGTGGCGTACCGGGGGCGCGAGAGGTAGACCTCTCCGGTCCCGAGATCGACGTCACCGTCGATCTCGGTCTCGGGCGTGGCGCCGCGACGATCCGCACGACGGATCTCTCGCACGCCTACGTCGAAGAGAACTCGGCGTACTCCTCATGA
- a CDS encoding arginine repressor, whose translation MTDQPLATRAGRQAAIVEILANHQVHSQAELQALLVRNGYEATQATISRDLDELGAVKLRGADGGTGVYVVPEDGSPVRGVSGGTERLSRLLGELLVSTDHSGNICVLRTPPGAANFLASALDRSSLPEVVGTVAGDDTVLVIAREPLTGKDLAERLVALA comes from the coding sequence ATGACCGATCAGCCGCTCGCCACACGCGCCGGACGGCAGGCGGCGATCGTCGAGATCCTGGCCAACCATCAGGTACACAGCCAGGCTGAATTGCAGGCGCTCCTGGTGCGCAACGGCTACGAGGCGACCCAGGCCACGATCTCCCGCGATCTGGACGAACTGGGCGCGGTGAAACTGCGCGGCGCCGATGGTGGCACCGGCGTCTATGTGGTCCCCGAGGACGGCTCACCCGTGCGCGGTGTCTCCGGCGGCACCGAGCGGCTCTCCCGGTTGCTGGGAGAACTGCTGGTGTCCACCGACCACAGCGGCAACATCTGCGTCCTGCGTACTCCGCCCGGTGCCGCCAACTTCCTCGCGAGCGCCCTCGACCGGTCCTCGCTGCCGGAGGTGGTCGGCACCGTCGCCGGCGACGACACCGTGCTCGTCATCGCCCGCGAGCCGTTGACCGGCAAAGACCTCGCCGAGCGCCTGGTGGCGCTGGCGTAA
- the argH gene encoding argininosuccinate lyase: MSENAGNAGKHGTNEGSLWGGRFASGPAEAMAALSKSTHFDWALAPYDVRASQAHARVLNRAGLLSDADLEAMLAALTRLGDDVASGAFQPAESDEDVHGALERGLIERAGPEVGGRLRAGRSRNDQVATLFRMWLRDAVRLVAVGVLDVVDAFVAQAQANPDVILPGKTHLQAAQPILLSHHLLAYTHPLLRDVQRLQDLDKRIAISPYGSGALAGSSLGLDPDAIAADLGFDSAADNSLDATASRDFAAEAAYVFAQIAVDLSRWSEDVILWSTAEFGYITLADAWSTGSSIMPQKKNPDVAELSRGKAGRLIGNLSGLLATLKAQPLAYNRDLQEDKEPVFDSVEQLRLLLPAVAGLTATLTFHPDRMGALAPAGFTLATDVAEWMVRQGVPFRVAHEAAGECVRAAESRGVGLDGLTDEEFAAIHPALTPQVREVLTVRGSVSSRDARGGTAPSAVEKQLERVTATLPALRTWAETTA, translated from the coding sequence TTGAGCGAGAACGCGGGTAACGCCGGGAAGCACGGCACCAACGAGGGCAGCCTCTGGGGCGGACGGTTCGCGTCCGGCCCCGCCGAGGCGATGGCCGCGCTGAGCAAGTCCACGCACTTCGACTGGGCGCTGGCCCCGTACGACGTGCGCGCGTCGCAGGCGCACGCCCGCGTGCTCAACCGCGCGGGGCTGCTGTCCGACGCGGACCTGGAGGCCATGCTCGCGGCGCTCACCCGACTCGGGGACGACGTCGCTTCCGGCGCCTTCCAACCGGCCGAGTCCGACGAGGACGTGCACGGTGCGCTGGAACGCGGGCTCATCGAGCGGGCCGGCCCCGAGGTCGGCGGCCGGCTGCGCGCGGGCCGGTCGCGGAACGACCAGGTGGCCACCCTCTTCCGGATGTGGCTGCGCGACGCGGTGCGGCTGGTCGCCGTCGGCGTGCTCGACGTGGTGGACGCCTTCGTCGCGCAGGCGCAGGCCAACCCCGACGTGATCCTGCCCGGTAAAACGCACCTGCAGGCCGCGCAGCCGATCCTGCTCTCGCACCACCTGCTCGCCTACACGCATCCGTTGCTGCGGGATGTGCAGCGGCTGCAGGATCTGGACAAGCGGATCGCGATCTCGCCGTACGGTTCCGGTGCCCTGGCCGGGTCGTCGCTGGGGCTCGATCCGGATGCCATCGCGGCCGATCTCGGTTTCGATTCCGCGGCGGATAACAGCCTCGACGCCACCGCCTCACGCGATTTCGCCGCCGAGGCGGCGTACGTGTTCGCGCAGATCGCCGTGGACCTGTCGCGCTGGTCCGAGGATGTGATCCTGTGGAGCACGGCCGAGTTCGGCTACATAACTCTCGCGGACGCGTGGTCCACGGGCAGTTCGATCATGCCGCAGAAGAAGAATCCCGATGTCGCCGAGCTCTCCCGCGGCAAGGCCGGCCGGCTCATCGGCAACCTGTCGGGACTGCTGGCGACGCTCAAGGCGCAGCCGCTCGCGTACAACCGCGACCTGCAGGAGGACAAGGAGCCGGTGTTCGATTCGGTGGAGCAGCTGCGGCTGTTGCTGCCGGCCGTCGCCGGGCTCACCGCCACGCTCACCTTCCACCCGGACCGCATGGGTGCTTTGGCCCCGGCCGGTTTCACCCTCGCCACGGACGTGGCGGAATGGATGGTGCGGCAGGGAGTGCCCTTCCGCGTCGCGCACGAGGCGGCGGGCGAGTGCGTGCGCGCCGCCGAGTCCCGCGGCGTCGGCCTCGACGGTCTCACCGACGAGGAGTTCGCGGCGATCCACCCGGCGCTCACCCCGCAGGTCCGCGAGGTGCTCACGGTGCGCGGCTCCGTCTCCTCCCGTGACGCCCGCGGCGGCACCGCCCCGTCGGCGGTGGAGAAGCAGCTCGAGCGCGTTACCGCCACCCTGCCCGCTCTCCGCACCTGGGCCGAAACCACCGCCTAA
- a CDS encoding acetylornithine transaminase, whose translation MTNQSMQQRWKAAVMDTYGTPPIALVSGRGAQVTDADGKEYVDLLGGIAVNALGHAHPKIIEAVTKQLSTLGHVSNLYISEPVVRLAERLTEAVGVPGTRVFFGNSGAEANEAAIKIGRRTGRAAMVAAEGAFHGRTMGTLTLTGQPPKREPFLPLLESVTHVPYGDAPALEAAAEGAAAIFLEPIMGEGGVVVPPAGYLAAARAAASKAGALLVFDEVQTGIARTGTLFAYQKAGVTPDVFTLAKGLGGGLPIGATVAVGATGDLLAPGQHGTTFGGNPIAAAAANAVLDVIEEEGLAERADALGKHICAEIESLGHPLVTGVRGSGLLLGITLARPVAKAIETGARDAGFLVNAAQPDVVRLAPPLVLTDEQADRFVSALPALLESAQETS comes from the coding sequence ATGACGAATCAGTCGATGCAGCAGCGGTGGAAGGCCGCCGTGATGGACACCTACGGCACTCCGCCGATCGCCCTGGTGTCCGGGCGCGGCGCGCAGGTCACCGACGCCGACGGCAAGGAATACGTCGACCTTCTCGGCGGTATCGCGGTCAATGCACTCGGGCATGCCCACCCGAAGATCATCGAGGCCGTCACGAAGCAACTCAGTACGCTCGGTCACGTTTCGAATCTCTACATCAGCGAGCCCGTGGTGCGCCTGGCCGAGCGGCTCACCGAGGCCGTCGGCGTGCCGGGAACCCGTGTCTTCTTCGGCAATTCGGGTGCCGAGGCCAACGAGGCCGCGATCAAGATCGGCCGGCGCACCGGCCGCGCCGCGATGGTCGCCGCCGAAGGCGCCTTCCACGGGCGCACGATGGGAACGCTCACCCTCACCGGTCAACCGCCCAAGCGCGAGCCGTTCCTGCCGCTCCTGGAGTCGGTGACCCACGTGCCCTACGGCGATGCGCCCGCCCTCGAGGCGGCCGCCGAGGGGGCCGCCGCCATCTTCCTCGAGCCGATCATGGGGGAGGGCGGCGTCGTGGTGCCGCCCGCGGGATATCTCGCCGCCGCCCGCGCTGCGGCCTCCAAGGCCGGCGCACTGTTGGTCTTCGACGAGGTGCAGACCGGGATCGCACGCACCGGAACACTTTTCGCGTACCAGAAGGCAGGCGTCACGCCCGACGTCTTCACGCTGGCCAAGGGACTCGGCGGCGGCCTGCCGATCGGCGCCACCGTCGCTGTCGGCGCCACGGGCGATCTGCTCGCCCCCGGCCAACACGGAACCACCTTCGGTGGCAACCCGATCGCCGCCGCAGCCGCGAACGCCGTCCTCGACGTGATCGAGGAGGAGGGGCTGGCCGAGCGCGCCGACGCGCTCGGTAAGCACATCTGTGCCGAGATCGAATCGCTCGGTCACCCGCTGGTCACCGGCGTGCGCGGCTCCGGCCTGCTGCTGGGCATCACCCTGGCCCGACCCGTGGCCAAGGCGATCGAGACCGGTGCGCGGGATGCGGGATTCCTGGTCAACGCCGCACAGCCCGATGTGGTCAGACTCGCCCCGCCCCTCGTCCTCACCGACGAGCAGGCCGACCGCTTCGTCTCAGCCCTACCCGCCCTCCTTGAATCAGCCCAGGAGACATCATGA
- the argB gene encoding acetylglutamate kinase, with protein MSAPDLTPLDKAGVLAEALPWLQEFHGKTVVIKYGGNAMVDDDLKRSFAQDMVFLRTAGIHPVVVHGGGPQINAMLRRLGMEGEFRGGFRVTTPEVMDVVRMVLFGQVGRELVGLINSYGPLAVGMSGEDAHLFTATRRQVMVDGELTDIGLVGDVTSVNPDAVNDLIAAGRIPVISTIAPDAGGVVHNINADTAAAALAEALGAQKLVVLTDVEGLYTDWPDRSSLTSEIDTDALTALLPSLDAGMVPKMEACLRAVNGGVPTAHVIDGRIPHSVLLELFTREGIGTMVTAPVAAPSTWI; from the coding sequence ATGAGCGCGCCCGATCTCACGCCGCTCGATAAGGCTGGCGTGCTCGCCGAGGCCCTGCCCTGGTTGCAGGAATTCCACGGCAAGACCGTCGTGATCAAGTACGGCGGCAATGCCATGGTCGACGACGATCTCAAGCGCTCCTTCGCTCAGGACATGGTGTTCCTGCGCACCGCCGGCATTCACCCCGTGGTGGTGCACGGTGGCGGTCCGCAGATCAACGCCATGTTGCGGCGCCTCGGCATGGAGGGGGAGTTCCGTGGCGGCTTCCGTGTCACCACCCCCGAGGTGATGGACGTGGTCCGCATGGTGCTCTTCGGCCAGGTGGGGCGCGAGCTCGTCGGGCTGATCAACTCATACGGCCCGCTCGCGGTCGGCATGTCGGGCGAGGACGCGCATCTGTTCACCGCCACCCGAAGGCAGGTGATGGTCGACGGTGAGCTCACCGACATCGGCCTCGTGGGTGATGTGACCTCGGTGAACCCGGATGCGGTGAACGATCTCATCGCGGCGGGCCGCATCCCGGTGATCTCGACCATCGCTCCCGACGCGGGCGGTGTGGTGCACAACATCAACGCCGACACCGCCGCCGCGGCCCTCGCCGAGGCACTCGGCGCCCAGAAGCTGGTGGTTCTCACCGACGTCGAGGGGCTGTACACCGACTGGCCCGACCGGTCCTCGCTCACCTCGGAGATCGACACCGACGCCCTCACCGCACTGCTCCCGAGCCTGGACGCCGGCATGGTGCCGAAGATGGAAGCGTGTCTGCGTGCGGTCAACGGCGGCGTGCCCACCGCGCACGTGATCGACGGCCGGATACCGCATTCGGTGCTCCTGGAGCTGTTCACCCGCGAGGGCATCGGCACCATGGTGACCGCGCCGGTCGCCGCCCCATCAACCTGGATCTGA